DNA from Dermochelys coriacea isolate rDerCor1 chromosome 20, rDerCor1.pri.v4, whole genome shotgun sequence:
CTTCCAGTTGATGCTTTGGATCCAGAGAAGTTAATACAATGTCCCTATGATAACTATCATCAAATCAGGGCCTGTCGGTTTCCCTATCATCTTATAAAGTGCAGGAAGGTAGGATGGGATGTTAAGGTCTCTAATGCATTTGGGAAATCATATTTTTGTAAATGCTAATGCATGGTGAGCTCAGTATGCTGTGCTGCCTTTTGCTAGAAGGATGCATTCACTTGCTATTAGGCTGGAAGAAACCGtctttatttcatatttatcttTCTCATCCATTTACCACTTAGTAAAAGCATCCAGTTCATATTTAGTAATGCCCTTCAGATTAGTGCATTTACCCTGAAGAAAGGCAAAACAAGTTCTTCAGAATACCTAGATCAGTGATGGGATCCTATTCTCTTCCAACAGTTCACTCATGGGACCAGGGTATTTACTTCCCACTTCAGGGCCATGGAGCAAATGCAACCAGTGTTATATGGATACCTTCTGGCTGGCCAAAGCAGAAGTGATCTGATGTTGCAGTTAATTCTTTACTTTGCAATCAGAGTAGTACAGCTGCTAAGCCATCTTTTTTTTATATTGCTAATAACTCTCTTCAGTGTACATCTGTCTGAAACACTCTGTCTTCTATCCTGGGCGAGAATGCAATATATTTAACAGGAGAATCTGCTCCTTTTGTCCTCTCAGTCTAGTATCTTATTTTAACCTCTCTAGTGCTAGTGTATATTAGTTGTACTGATATAAGCACGCTTATGccggtataactgcatccacatgttAACATGATGTACTGGTATAATTGTATTGCTTAGGAATCACACCCTAGCCAACATAGCTATAGTATATAAAAGCCATGCAGAGCAAGCCTGAGGAGTGGGTTCTTCCTCTTTGTATTCTTGCTCTTTTCTAAGGGTAAAGGCTCTTCATTCAGTGGGGACAGTAGTGCTCTTCTATGTCCACACTAGTTTACCTATACTGGCAAATGCTCCCAATATAGATGTGGCCTCAGCTGGAACATTGAGTAACTTCCCTCCCTGTTTCAGCAGGGTTAAATTAACTGCAAAGACCTTTAAGCTCTAGCGCAGGCAGagacttatcatagaatatcaggttgaaAGGGaccctcgggaggtcatctagtccaaccccctgctcaaagcaggaccaatccccaaataatcatcccagtcaggggctttgtcaagcctgaccttaaaaacttctaaggaacaGAGATTCCACtaccctccctaggtaacgcattccagtgcttcaccaccctcctagtgaaaagtttttcctaatatccaatctaaacctcccccactgcaacttgagaccattactcctcattctgtcatctggtaccactgagacagtctagatccatcctctttggaatcccctttcaggtagttgaaagcagctatcaaatcccccctttttcttctcttccgcagactaaacaattccaatTCCTCAGCCTCTTcacataagtcatgtgttccagtcccctaatcatttttgttgccctccgcaggatgttttccaatttttcacatccttcttgtagtgtgggcccaaaactggacacagtactccaaatgaggcctcaccaatgtcgagtagaggggaacgatcacgtccctagatctgctagcaatgccctacttatacatcccaaatgccattggctttctggcaacaagggcccactgttgactcatgccagcttctcgtccactgtaacccctaggtccttttctgcagactgctgccaagccattcggtccctagtctgtagcggtgcatggattcttccgtcctaagtgcagggactctgcacttgtccttgttgaacctcatcagatttcttttttggcacaatcctccaacttgtctaggtccctctgtatcctatccctaccctccaacgtatctacctctcctcccggtttagtgtcacctgcaaacttgatgagggtgcaatccacgccatcctccagatcattaatgaagttactgatcaaaactggccccaggaccgacctttggggcactccacttgatactggctgccaactggacatggagCTATTGAATCACtaccattgagcccgacaatctagcctgctttctctccaccttatagtccatttcagccagcccatacttctttaacttgctggcaagaatactgtgggagaccgtgtcaaaagctttgctaaggaataacacatccactgctttcccctcatccacagagccagttatctcgtcatggaagcattagattagtcaggcatgacttgccctttgtgaatccatgctgattgttcctgatcactttcctctcctctaagtgcttcagaattgattccttgaggtcctgctccatgattttccagggTCTAAGGTGAGGCTGAGTGGCCTGTAGTTCCAGGatcctccctcctttcctttttaaagaaaggcactacattagcctttttccagtccatccgggacctcccccgatcgccatgagttttcaaaagataatggccaatggctctgcaatcacatccgccaactcctttagcactctcggatgcagcgcgtccagcttttctaaatagtcctgaaccacttcttctccacagagggctggtcacctcctccccatgctgtgcttgcccagtgcagtagtctgggagctgaccttgttcatgaagatagagacaaaaaaaaaggacattagctttttccacatcctctgtccctCATTTGCCTTCAttgttcagtaaggggcccacacttgcctttgactttcttcttgtttctcTAGTTTGTGGcttacttaatttaaaaataaagtggctGAATTATTTAGGGTTTCAAAGCACTTACTCCCCATGTAGGCTTTTTAGGGCAATTTCATCTGTGCATTGAACCATGCCAGTGATGACACTGCAAACAGTTTCACTGTGCTTGTTCTGGGGCTGATCTTCAATAAGATAAATTCAGGGTAtagtttaaatgtaaaaataaacaaacataggCCGTTATCATAAAGGATGTGTATGCTCTGCTGTTTTTCCACTGCTTTTTGTGCTCAGGACCTGAACTAAGTTTGGTTttccttgttttaattttttcaacCTATTTCAGGATGCAGATTGCACAACACATTAGAAAACACAAGGGTTTGGGTGAATTCAGTGAGATAGCACAtgctttttctgtttctctaGAACCACCCTGAAATTGCAAAGCAGCTAGCCACATGCCCCTTTAATGCCCGCCATCAGGTTCCTAGAGCTGAGATCAGCCATCATATATCAAGCTGTGATGACAAAAGCTGCATTGAGGAAGACATTGGTGAGAAAATATTAGACTTCTTTGGCTCTGTGAACTCGCTTTAGGAACTCTTGAGCTAACAGAGTTCTAACGTTACTTTTGCTGTTAGTGTTAGATTTGTTTTAATGCTCTATTATTCCATAAGCAACCCTTTACCTGTAGTGCTTCGTGATCCCGAAGCAGCAGGGAGTCCTTGAAGACTTGAGTTTCATTCATTCTGTGTCCATGCAAATTCTCCTAAGCATCTGAGAGGCAACTGGCTTGCATTACATGTGTTATCTGCCAGAGATTTTAGCATTAAAATGGGAATTGTGCATTGTGCCTTAAACTATGTGTGTTGAATGAGATCTAGTTGGAAATCTGGATGGCTTAGAGAGGAAAGATAGTGGCCATGAGAGAGGTGGGTTCTCCAGTGTAGATCTGACCTGATAGTGACCAAAAATACTTTATAGACTGTCTAGTGGCATATGTGAAATAaattggtctcagtccagttcttaatGGATAAGTGTCTAGGTCATAACAGTCCTCACTTCTGTTGCATCCTACTTGACTATCTTAGCAGAAAAGCCATGACTGAGCCAGGGAGGCTGAATAACTTTCCCAACAGGAGTTGGGTTCCTCCAGTCAGAGTGGGGCAGGTTGGGGAGGGGACTATGGGAAAAGCTTCCCTACCACTGCCCATGCTGTCTGTTCTGTGATGAGGAGTTCCACTTATCCAGGTCTGTCAGCCAGCACCTAAATCACTTGGCTATGTGGGTCGTGTTCCAATTCCTCCCAACACTGATATCTATATGGCTATCACTACACTGGAAAACATACCTATTCTCTGGCAAAAGTAGAGTTGTACTGAAGATAGCAATGATATGCATGTTAATGTAGACAGGGCGTAGAGCCTGACAGTGGTTGAAAAAACCCTGAGCAGTTTTTTTTGTGACACGCACGGTAGAAACACACCTGAACCCTCTCCCAATTAGTATGTTGGAGCAGCTGCACCATTGCTTAAAAATGTGTGCAGAATTGTTTAGCTTTAGAAAAGGCCTAAAGCAGACATTGGCAAATgggggccacatccaccctgccaGATCATTTGATTTGGCTTGCCAAACATTCGGTGTTGTAGCAAAAGTTTCTGAGTTAGGCAATATATAGGCCTCTAAGGTATGGCCCACAAAGGGTTTCAGGATTTTGTGTCCCCCTTTGCTACCTTCAAGGGGTCCATCCCCTGGCCCCTCAAGAGTTTTGCTCCTAAGACTGGGGGAGTAACTGATCAGCTTCCAGTGTGTGCTGCTCTCTCCAAGGCCTAGAGCTATTCTACGCTAGGTCAAAAATGATTAATGTCCCTAAAATAGGATTTTATTTATCCAAAAAGATTTTCTCACTAGAATCTTCTTTGCTTAAGTGAGTCAGTCGAATAATTGCCAGGGAGAGAAGACGAACATTGTCAGCATGTGGCAGCCGCCCCCATGTGACGAAGATTGGGCTAAGGTAAGTAAGTAGGTGGTTGACACGGGCTGTCAGTGCCTTGCTATTCCCTTCTTCTTGCCCCCAAAGAAGTCATGGACTAGGAGAGAGAGGTCCCATAGATCCTTCTGCACAGATCATGTGTTGGGACATCCAATTATACAGTCCCTGAACAAATTAAATTCTCCTGCTTCACAGGCTCTTCCACATGCCTTCTATTCTCTACAAAACTTCTGTTGTTTTCCATATAGTCTGTTGCACCATCTGTGCTTcgatgaaaatgaaaattgataACCTTTACACTTTATATTTCTCAATTAAATGTCTGCTTTGCTGTCACTTATGCCAAGCCTTAGAAAATTCTCATCCTGTTTTGTAAACCTAGCAGCGTCTCTGCCATATTTCTTATTTTATGTTGCTATGACGCTTGCAGAAGTTACTCAGTACTGAGCCACAATGATGTCTGTTTCCTTTTGGCAGATCTACAGGAGCAATCAAATTCTACTTTCGTTTGGGGCACATTCAGTAGTGGCGTAAACAACAGG
Protein-coding regions in this window:
- the LOC119846155 gene encoding gametocyte-specific factor 1-like isoform X1, whose protein sequence is MFPHLLIVLMMSLDLVLQNVFFCLFIPSLPVDALDPEKLIQCPYDNYHQIRACRFPYHLIKCRKNHPEIAKQLATCPFNARHQVPRAEISHHISSCDDKSCIEEDIVSQSNNCQGEKTNIVSMWQPPPCDEDWAKDLQEQSNSTFVWGTFSSGVNNSSGSSVVMEQKSNLMSGMRAPKSLPYSLSWKSRAGN
- the LOC119846155 gene encoding gametocyte-specific factor 1-like isoform X2; its protein translation is MDLEGNYVDALDPEKLIQCPYDNYHQIRACRFPYHLIKCRKNHPEIAKQLATCPFNARHQVPRAEISHHISSCDDKSCIEEDIVSQSNNCQGEKTNIVSMWQPPPCDEDWAKDLQEQSNSTFVWGTFSSGVNNSSGSSVVMEQKSNLMSGMRAPKSLPYSLSWKSRAGN